The following proteins come from a genomic window of Maylandia zebra isolate NMK-2024a linkage group LG22, Mzebra_GT3a, whole genome shotgun sequence:
- the LOC143414557 gene encoding uncharacterized protein LOC143414557: MGKAKLAPRPDQTIPRLELSAAVLAVELAALISDELDCKLDHTTFYTDSKVVLGYIYNESRRFYVYVSNRVTRIRRSSQPCQWHYVASSQNPADHATRSVPAFQLPLSNWLTGPDLLHQIQNSPNDSYDLVEPNMDADVRPQVTALKTTASTKELGSDRFTKFSTWKSLTRALSRLIHVIHNFKSPPGKANHCNGWHYCETGLTVDELKQAQNLVIRAVQQDVYAEEIKCVQKHGKLPKTSHLKTLDPYLDKEGLLRVGGRIRDSNISQGEKNPLIVPGHHHVAALLIKHYHEQTQHQGRLFTEGAVRSAGWWIVGGKRKVSTIIYHCVTCKRLRAPLSTQKMSNLPPDRLTMDPPFTNVGLDVFGPWFVSSRRTRGSVNQNKRGGCYHKL; this comes from the coding sequence ATGGGTAAGGCTAAGCTAGCACCACGCCCAGATCAGACTATTCCAAGATTAGAGCTTAGTGCTGCCGTTTTAGCGGTTGAGCTCGCAGCTCTTATCTCAGATGAACTTGACTGTAAACTAGATCACACTACTTTctacacagacagtaaagtaGTCCTAGGTTACATCTACAACGAGTCTAGAAGATTTTATGTCTATGTCAGTAATCGTGTGACTAGAATCCGCAGATCTTCTCAGCCATGCCAGTGGCACTATGTAGCTAGCAGTCAGAACCCTGCAGATCACGCCACTCGTTCTGTTCCTGCATTCCAGCTGCCGCTTAGTAACTGGCTCACCGGCCCTGACCTTTTACATCAGATTCAGAATTCTCCAAATGACTCCTATGACCTTGTAGAACCCAACATGGACGCAGATGTAAGACCTCAGGTAACCGCACTCAAAACAACAGCCTCAACTAAAGAACTGGGCTCAGACAGATTCACCAAGTTTTCTACCTGGAAATCCCTCACACGTGCTCTTTCTAGACTAATACATGTCATCCACAACTTCAAATCACCACCAGGCAAAGCCAATCACTGTAATGGCTGGCATTACTGTGAAACGGGACTTACTGTGGATGAGTTAAAGCAAGCTCAGAACCTTGTCATTCGAGCAGTACAGCAGGACGTGTATGCTGAAGAAATCAAGTGTGTGCAAAAACATGGAAAACTACCCAAAACCAGTCATCTCAAAACCTTAGACCCCTATCTGGACAAAGAAGGACTCCTTAGAGTAGGTGGTCGCATCAGAGACTCAAACATTAGCCAAGGTGAGAAAAACCCTCTCATAGTTCCTGGCCACCACCATGTTGCAGCGCTTCTCATAAAGCACTACCACGAGCAGACCCAGCATCAAGGTCGCCTTTTCACAGAAGGAGCCGTTCGCTCCGCAGGATGGTGGATAGTGGGCGGTAAAAGAAAAGTGAGCACAATCATCTATCATTGTGTTACCTGCAAAAGACTTCGTGCTCCTTTGAGCACACAGAAAATGTCAAACCTCCCTCCAGACCGTCTCACAATGGATCCCCCGTTCACGAATGTGGGCTTAGATGTGTTTGGTCCGTGGTTTGTGTCTTCACGACGTACAAGAGGAAGCGTCAACCAGAATAAAAGAGGTGGCTGCTATCATAAACTGTAG